Proteins from a single region of Rhizobium leguminosarum bv. trifolii WSM1325:
- a CDS encoding binding-protein-dependent transport systems inner membrane component (PFAM: binding-protein-dependent transport systems inner membrane component~KEGG: rec:RHECIAT_PC0000421 probable oligopeptide ABC transporter, permease protein) has product MADITVTNIPPDRAAVASQWQLIWWAFRRHRLAMVALVVTVLMYIVALLPGFFAINDPYLQNARATFHPPQKLHLIDTENGFSFGLHYYPMKLARDPETLAAIYKEDTTKRVDVQFFGRGYEYSVFGLFRTNIHLIASPDKTTPLLLFGADRLGRDVFSRTVQGSQISLSIGLVGVFFSLMLGIVLGGISGYYGGRIDFFLQRVIDFVLSLPTIPIWLAMAAALPQDWPATLQYMMITIILSLTGWAQLARVVRGRFLSLRTEEFVAAARLDGVRERRIIFRHMLPSFASHIIASITLAVPAMILAETSLSFLGLGLQPPTISWGVLLREAQNIRSIATAPWLFMPGCAVVVAVMALNLLGDGLRDAADPYNK; this is encoded by the coding sequence GTGGCCGACATCACCGTTACAAACATTCCCCCGGATCGCGCCGCCGTTGCATCGCAGTGGCAGCTCATCTGGTGGGCTTTCCGCCGGCACCGGCTGGCCATGGTGGCGCTTGTCGTCACTGTGCTGATGTATATCGTTGCCCTGCTTCCCGGCTTCTTCGCCATCAACGACCCGTACCTGCAAAATGCGCGGGCGACCTTTCACCCGCCGCAGAAATTGCATCTGATCGATACTGAGAACGGGTTCTCGTTCGGCCTGCATTATTATCCGATGAAGCTGGCCCGCGATCCGGAAACGCTGGCCGCCATCTACAAGGAAGACACGACAAAACGTGTCGACGTCCAGTTTTTCGGGCGCGGCTATGAATATTCGGTGTTCGGCCTGTTCAGGACCAACATCCATTTGATCGCCTCGCCCGACAAGACGACGCCGCTGCTTCTGTTCGGCGCCGACAGGCTTGGGCGCGATGTTTTCAGCCGAACGGTGCAGGGTTCGCAGATCTCGTTGTCGATCGGCCTCGTCGGCGTCTTCTTCTCGTTGATGCTCGGCATCGTGCTCGGCGGCATCTCGGGATATTACGGCGGCCGCATCGATTTCTTCCTGCAGCGGGTGATCGATTTCGTGCTGTCGCTGCCGACGATCCCGATCTGGCTGGCGATGGCCGCAGCCCTGCCGCAGGACTGGCCTGCGACGCTACAATATATGATGATCACGATCATCCTGTCGCTGACCGGCTGGGCGCAGCTCGCCCGCGTCGTGCGCGGCCGCTTCCTGTCCTTGCGCACCGAGGAATTTGTCGCCGCCGCCAGGCTCGACGGCGTTCGCGAAAGACGCATCATCTTTCGCCACATGCTGCCAAGCTTTGCCAGCCATATCATCGCGTCGATCACGCTTGCGGTGCCGGCAATGATTCTTGCCGAAACCTCTCTCTCCTTCCTGGGGCTCGGTCTGCAGCCGCCGACCATCTCCTGGGGCGTGCTTCTGCGCGAGGCCCAGAACATTCGCTCGATCGCCACCGCGCCATGGCTCTTCATGCCGGGCTGTGCCGTCGTGGTCGCCGTGATGGCGCTCAACCTTCTCGGCGACGGCCTGCGCGATGCGGCCGACCCCTACAACAAATGA